The genomic stretch aaattaataatataCAGATTATAAAGCAATTTTTTTATCTGTCTTCCCATTCTTACCTTGAGGGGGAACTGCTGTATGACGACAGGCACATATGTAGCCCCGCTCTTGGCTTTTTGCAGTGCTACCACCAAGAAGTACTCAAATAGCTTCCTCTCATTCAAGTCCAGTGCATCCCGATCCAGGAGGCGGCTCCGTCCCATCTGCCTCAGCACAGCCTGGACCGACATCAGCCGCTGGCTGTCGGCTGCCCATGGAAAGGAGGGTAAGCTAGTGTGAGATGTGACACTGGGACTCTATCAGTACCCCAGACCGTTCCCATTGATCCCAAGTGTGCAAGTACTGTGACAAATCAGTAGACTACACTCCCAATAGTCAATCTACTGCATAGCTCACACGGCCATACTAATGAACGGCCATTACTACACAATCGTAATAGTGAGTGGGCAGCGCTTACAACGCAACCGCACTAGCGAGCAGCTCTCACAACACAGCCATACTAGTGATTATATACTTATATGCCCGAGGAGCATTTCTGCTGTACATAGAATTAAAATCCCAACTACAGGCCAGTATGCAATTTGTTATGTTATTACTGCTACAAAAGtatgttaaataaataagtgGTGCAATTTAAACAgaataaaacacaggaaaaacatccCAGAGTTTTGCCCTTggcctgtgtgtgtcagtgtatgtCCGTCTCCTTTGCACATGAGCAGCCCCATCAATCCACACAGGTCTGCTCACCTTTTTGTCTGTCGTCCGTGTCGGTCTCTGATTCACTGTTCTCATCTGATAAGAAAAGTACCCAGAGAGAATTAAAAACATGACAGAGCCCCATTTAGCTACAGCCAGCCAcaagcatacacacacacacgcacacacacacacacacacacacagtcaagtaatcatatctttttggggaccgctcattcatttctatggaaaaaatgctaatgctaactatgactaccttaacccctacccaaccctaacaataaccataagtaaccaaataaatacaagagtttttgcatttttagttttttcattgcagtcatggatttttataaaattgagttttcccataaggtaaaaaaaatgggtattcatcacgttgtgggcatatttggtccccacaaggtaaggtatacctggactgcacgcacacacacatacacacacacacacctgtactcatgtttgtggggaccgtccattcatttctatgggcaaaaccctaatatcaacatgacgaccttaacccctaccgtGCCGTAACTTTCACATaagtaaacaaactaaatataagacttttggcatttttagttttttgattgaccattgtggggaccacaaaAATGGTGCccataatgtcaaaataactggtttttatcacattgtgggggatgtttggtccccacaatataatattaacctaatgacacacacacacacacacgcacacacacagaatgaaaTTCCCACACTCATTGGTGGTGCCCATTACCACAATCTTCACTAGCTGTGAAACACGAAGTGGGGGAAATTGTTTACAGGGCTGAGAGGGAGCTGTCCAGCATTCAGGAAGGAACAGACAGAGGCTTTGGAGCAGAGAAGCGAGGTCAATGAGACATGGGACAATGGGAAGACATGGTGGCCTGACCGCACACCTCTGCCAGAGCTGGATTCTGTGGATGGAGAGATCCTCTTCATACGATTCTTGCCCCTTCGTGCCTCGAAGATGCTGTTGATCTTGATCACTAGCTGTGGACCAACACACAACtataattattactattattgttcAATGGACTCAATTAGAAGTGTATTACCTGTTTAACGCCCATGATacttgcataaaaaaaaaaaacttacagcCTTTAAGTGTCTGGATCCTTAGCCTCCATGATACTCAAAATACAGCCTTTCAGTGTCTAGATCAGGGGTggacaatcttatccacaaagggccgctgaatatgcaggttttcactgcatctccctaattagattactagttAGAGGGCTGAAGAGGACTGTAGAGGACTGCCCGTAGAGGACTGCCCGTAGAGGACTGCCCGTAGAGGACTGCCCGTAGAGGACTGCCCGTAGAGGACTGCCCGTAGAGGACTGCCCGAAGAgctctcacacctgggtttgaatagCTGACTTAAAGGTGAtctcaaaaacctgcatacacactggccctttgaggataagattgcccacccctggtctATATCCTTAATACTGATACTCAAACTAACAGCCTTTCGGTGTGTGGCTCTCGACCTTGGAGATTTTCCTCTGCCTGCGGTTGTAGGGGTTCCCAGAGAGATGGGGGGTGTCGTCTGGGCTGCTGGGGGTGGACGGGGGACTGGGTCCATGCAGGTCCTGAAGACAGTGGCTATGGCCATCCGTATTCTGCCTTACGAGTCCCCGCCTGGAGGACACCTGTGGAACAAGGTGCATTCTTGGAAGGGAAAACACTTGCACTAACCTGCTCTGACCCTGCTCTTAATTGTTCTTAGTGAGTCTTTGGTAAATAGTTACCAAATTAATGTTGCTGAACTGACACAAAAAACTTGGTTATTTTGTTCCTCTGTCTTTTACTCACCGGTGTGGGGTTGCATGGGGCAGGGGATGGGGGTGATAGGGGCCGGAAGCTTCCGTTTCCAAGGCAACCTGCATCCAGTTGGATGTCTTCATACTGGTGCTCCTTTGAAGGGAGGTCTGTGGGGGTTAACATAAGTCAGCACTGAGTAGCCCCCAATACATGGGTTATTACATCATCACACACAAATCCAGAGCCTGGAGATAAAGGGTGACATTCCATCGTGTCAAAGCTCCCAGACTGACCTTTCAATTTACATCATGGCATCAGTTGTctgggtcacacacacagacctcatgTAAAGTACTTGGATTAACTGTGTAAGGTGATGTCTCTGCCCGTGCAGTGACCTTGAAACTATGACCAGCCCAAACAGACATTCTGACTGACCCCCCACACAAGAAGCACGGTAAAATACACACAGTGTATAAAATACATGGTTATGGAAATTGGATGCATGGATGAAAGCAGGAAGTGCGATAAGCATAAAGCAGCAGGTAAATGACACTCCACATAATATCCCACCTGTTCCTAGACATGACCTTGTAGTTAAGTGGCTGCAAGATgattagatggatggatttgttccTGGATATTTACATAGACATATCGAATTCTGCCCAAACAGCCCATGGCCTACaagccccccaaaaaaaaagaaaccatAGGCCCATGCCACTtccatagccccccccccaatccatgtCCCGCACCACGTGTTTCTGGGCTTCACCTAGGATGTCCTCGTAGATGTTCTCCTCTGACTGGGTGTGAGTGAGGGACAGCTTTGCTTGGGCATACCATTCCACCCTGCCATCTCGGGGAGAGCACCATAAAACATCTTCAAACTCTTTTGACTTCCTGTTAGGAGTGCACAGGGGAAAAAGACAAAATGTATTTCAGTCAAGAGTGGAACCAAATAACATCCCTTGCTTcctacatcacacacacacacacactcatcaaTAAATACATCACAACAGTGCTTTAAAAATTGAACTGTAAAACACTTACATAAAAGATGTGACGTAGATTAAACTGAACCTAAAGACAACCTTGTGATTTTAAGATTTAAAAGGTCATTCTCCTCCCCCTACCTGTGGGTAGCTttccctgttcctccttgctGGGGCCTTAGGTTCACCCCCAGAGAGGGAGGGGCTGCGGAGGGCAGTGGTGGGAGGTTCCTCTGTGCTTTTTCCTTGCACAAAGCTGGGTGAGAGCCCCCCGCAGGCACGGGGTACTGGAAGGTGCGCTGGGGTTTGGGGACAGGGTTGATGGCCATCTCTTTGGCCTTGCCTTCCAGGTTCCCCCTGTGACCCCAGAGGGAGCTCTTGGATCTCGTGCCATTGAGAGACCCGAATATGGGCTCCTGTTCCTCCCTGCCAGcctgctccagctcctcctTATGGGGAAGGCAGAAGTAGCTTTCTGGTCGAGTTGCGGGGGGGTCACCTGGCCCCTCCTTCAGATCCTGCTCCAGCTTCTTGACGTGAGTTAGGACTGACTTCTCTTGCAAAGCATTCACCGCTTTCCCATGGTTCTGCTTCCCCGACATCTGCTCCCTGCTTCCCCCAGCTGCCTCATGGGATCTGGGCCTTGAACCCCCCAGCCTTCCTGCGTTCTCCTTCCCAGATTCTTGTTGCTCCCAGATGGCGACCCTCTTGTCTTGTCCCTTTGGTTCCTCTGAGGTTTTGCAATCCACGTCCCCCGCAGCCTCTGGTACTTTCACGGTCAGTGCTGGGGATGCGAAGGCAGCCTCGTTCTTGCTCTCCCACTGGGATATTTTCTCCCGGATGCTGTCTCTGATCTTGACCCCTGTTTGGCTTTGGGGGGCAAGGTCTCCTACCAGCTCATTTGTTTTGGGCGCCCTCTTACGGGCAGGCATTCTGGGATACTCTAGGTTGTCCAGTGAGGAGAGGGGGGACTTAACGTGACTGTCCCAGCTGTAGCCTGGCCTCTGGGGGGGCGCAGATGCAACTTTTTGGACTTTGAACCCACGGCACCGGATCCTGTAGCCAAACCCACATTTTCAAAGAAACACAAGCAGAAGGAACCCAGAAATCTGAATATCATCAAGTTTCGGTTATGTGTTTGGCCAACTCagccaaaattaaatatttGCAGCTGAAAGACAGGCACTGACAAAAAGATGCACAGTAAACTGCGGCCCTGAATATTTGATATTTGTGGGATGCAAGTTTCAATACCTTTCCTCCGCATGACATGTCACTCTCACAGCGGCCAGAGGTTTTGTGTCAGACTCAATTACATCTGTACAGCCCTGGATACTCATTACAGAGAGCAGTGCAAAATTTAACGAAGCATTTTTCCAACATTTTTGAGAACAATCTGAAATTTCTTTCTTTTGTTTCTTTATGAGCTCTGACATGAGCAGAGACTAAGGAGAGCGAAACTTTCCCATGGGAACCCTCTATTATTTCAAAAGCACTATGGCCAAGGCTGTCAGCTATTCCAAAGAACCACCCTGCTCAGATCCTTAGCACATCTTTCACCCTTACATTTATacagaaaagaaaattatagtACATCACATTATCTCCATTATAGCCCAAATTCCCCCTTTCTTTGGGCCATTACCAGTACTTTCCTTTGTACATTTGTTTGTACACATTCTGTAGACAAGTAAAAACGCAGGGACCGGAGACAGAGCGAAAAAGATCAGCAGCTGGCAGGGGAAGAATCATACGGTTACTGAatttaagaaattaaaattatataCGATAGATAACATAAATCCCAATATTCAGAAAGCTTCCAAAATGTTCTTTACTATGTATTTTGAAAATGTCACTTCAGTGCCAGattaaatggaagcaaagaACAAAGAACAAATGGAACAAAGAGTTTAATCCAGGACTCTCAGTTATCAAACTTTGCGTAAATTTCATagtgatggaaaaaaaatgcattctaACAAAATGAATTGCATGTACATACACTACACAAATGAGTGCTTTAATGAATTTACTATTTACAAAGGCTGTAACCCATGTCAGCCTTGTACTGTACAGCTCTCACACTGATTTCCCTGAAAACTCCAGAAACACATTAATCAAGGAATGtttaaaccacagcaacaacccTCGACACCTGCTTATTTACCCTGCAGGTATTCAGTACATTTACCACAGGGTCACCAAGGTATGTTGAATGCAGCACTGCTGAAGAAAATTCCATCAGCTCTACAGAACGCACAATGCACCCGAAATAAACTGTGGTCAGACCTGAAGATAGAGGGAGAGACCCCACTGTTGAATTTACAATATCAGTAATTGCCATTTTAATTAGCCCCAAATTCCAACTCCCATTGTAATGAATAATGTTTTGAATCTAAAATCGAACTTCTGATATCAAGAATTGGCATTTTAACTAGTCACAATTCAATTTCCAGTATCAATCATATGCATTTTAACTagttaaagtcaaatttatgataTCAGAAATGCGCATTATGACTAGTCACAGCTGAATTTCTGATAACAAGAATTTGCATTCTAAGTACTTGGAATCCAATCTGTGATATCCTCTTAAGGTGAATTGAATCTAAATCCGGTTGCCATATATTTGATAAGGAAACAAGTTTTGAAcccctacatttttttttacttgtttaCTGTTTGCACTATGTGTCATGTCTTTGCATGTTGCCCATTTTGCATTAAATGCATTTTCAACTGTACGTTCCTTGCTACTGAAGAATTTCCACCCGGGATCAGTAAATTTGTCTTACAATATTTGTTTGTGATGATCAGTGGCATATGAGCCGATGTAGACTTTCAAGAGTAATTCTTTTATAACTATGTGCTCATGAGAGACCACCTGCTCAAACTTGATGGCCTAGGTCAGCTCTTTATTCATTCCTTTTGAGTTTCACGTACCACATCACTATCACTCAACTGCTGTGGCACAACACTGCATAATAAGGCATTCCCAGTGGATGATTTGAGGGCAGATGAAGGGGGATGCCATCCATAATATTAGCAACATTTCAAAAATACACCCCCTTGGTAACCTGGCATCCCCCTGTATCCCCCAGCAGAGAGTGCTGTTTTTCGCTCTGAGCAACCTTGCGGTTTTGTGCTAGATAAATTCCTGGACCTGTTGTATATTTTTCATCAGTGCTCCCCTACCTGCAGCAATTTTAAAACCACCTCCTCCCAAGAGATTTGCGTTGGAGAAACAAACGCAAGCTGGGAAGAAAGGCAGACCTTAATGCATGCAGTGTTGCTTTTATTCTGAATCTGTGAAGTCAACATTAAATTACACAAGCGTACTTCATACTGTACGTCATCTTAATCACAGATTAAATAGCCCATGACATATTTACACATCAAAATGAACTTTTCTGTTCATATATTATTTACACCGTGGGTCAGTACAGTAACCtataaaacaaagtaaaaacacACGACAATACATTCTatcattaacatattttaaagtATTTTTAACATTAGCATAATTAAAGTTTTAGCAAAACACATTTGACAGCTGACACATAATTTCAGACGGTAAAGGAAAGAAGCTTCCAGATGTATTATTTCCCTTAGAAGTTTTTGATTATTCAAATGTTCAGTAGAGGGTCCCCTTTAATAGCaaaattatatattatttttccaaATCAATTTTTTCCATTTGTATAGAACAAAACATTTAATTGTGCCACATCAATAAGCATAAAGTTTGTTACAACTATGTAACATTACTGGAAACGGTGTTATATGCAACTTCAtagttttctttaaaaaaataaataaataaataaataaaaaaaatttgtaGTTTGTAATCAAACTCACCACCTTCATCATATGACTTTGAaaagcatataaaaaatgtTTGTCCCAATACTCATACAGtttagggcagaacgaaaaaacATGTACTA from Brienomyrus brachyistius isolate T26 chromosome 3, BBRACH_0.4, whole genome shotgun sequence encodes the following:
- the LOC125738424 gene encoding DENN domain-containing protein 2A-like isoform X2, yielding MPVANNMTGGQALQLCTNTVSCAYQSFDGIRCRGFKVQKVASAPPQRPGYSWDSHVKSPLSSLDNLEYPRMPARKRAPKTNELVGDLAPQSQTGVKIRDSIREKISQWESKNEAAFASPALTVKVPEAAGDVDCKTSEEPKGQDKRVAIWEQQESGKENAGRLGGSRPRSHEAAGGSREQMSGKQNHGKAVNALQEKSVLTHVKKLEQDLKEGPGDPPATRPESYFCLPHKEELEQAGREEQEPIFGSLNGTRSKSSLWGHRGNLEGKAKEMAINPVPKPQRTFQYPVPAGGSHPALCKEKAQRNLPPLPSAAPPSLGVNLRPQQGGTGKATHRKSKEFEDVLWCSPRDGRVEWYAQAKLSLTHTQSEENIYEDILDLPSKEHQYEDIQLDAGCLGNGSFRPLSPPSPAPCNPTPVSSRRGLVRQNTDGHSHCLQDLHGPSPPSTPSSPDDTPHLSGNPYNRRQRKISKLVIKINSIFEARRGKNRMKRISPSTESSSGRDENSESETDTDDRQKADSQRLMSVQAVLRQMGRSRLLDRDALDLNERKLFEYFLVVALQKAKSGATYVPVVIQQFPLKLERSFKFMRETEDQVKVIPQFCFPDAKDWIPVESFPSETFSFVLTGEDGSRRFGYCRRLLPSGKGRRLPEVYCMVSQLGCFDLFSKILDEVEKRRALSPALVLPLMRGILEAPFPAPGRTIPVKSFLPGSGTEVMELRRPADSRLEHVDFECLFSCLSVRLLLQVFASLLLERRVIFTAARLSTLSQCCHAAVALLYPFTWQHTHIPVLPPAMMDIVCTPTPFIVGLLSRSLPQLKELPLEEVLLVNLDSGRFLRQLGDEDCILPHKLQAALEHILGRRTELACESSELPSDSNSLSIVVSETFVRFFVEMVGHYPLFMGNTEREEDSSSSSSSPTPYCLQRKAFRKAIYSRSLRRFLDVFMETQMFSGFIQEREQRKHGLKGLFETRVQEYLDSLPWIEHCGVNRFLKGLGHKMKLLSRK
- the LOC125738424 gene encoding DENN domain-containing protein 2A-like isoform X1; translation: MILSSLLFLNIMESSNVLRMPVANNMTGGQALQLCTNTVSCAYQSFDGIRCRGFKVQKVASAPPQRPGYSWDSHVKSPLSSLDNLEYPRMPARKRAPKTNELVGDLAPQSQTGVKIRDSIREKISQWESKNEAAFASPALTVKVPEAAGDVDCKTSEEPKGQDKRVAIWEQQESGKENAGRLGGSRPRSHEAAGGSREQMSGKQNHGKAVNALQEKSVLTHVKKLEQDLKEGPGDPPATRPESYFCLPHKEELEQAGREEQEPIFGSLNGTRSKSSLWGHRGNLEGKAKEMAINPVPKPQRTFQYPVPAGGSHPALCKEKAQRNLPPLPSAAPPSLGVNLRPQQGGTGKATHRKSKEFEDVLWCSPRDGRVEWYAQAKLSLTHTQSEENIYEDILDLPSKEHQYEDIQLDAGCLGNGSFRPLSPPSPAPCNPTPVSSRRGLVRQNTDGHSHCLQDLHGPSPPSTPSSPDDTPHLSGNPYNRRQRKISKLVIKINSIFEARRGKNRMKRISPSTESSSGRDENSESETDTDDRQKADSQRLMSVQAVLRQMGRSRLLDRDALDLNERKLFEYFLVVALQKAKSGATYVPVVIQQFPLKLERSFKFMRETEDQVKVIPQFCFPDAKDWIPVESFPSETFSFVLTGEDGSRRFGYCRRLLPSGKGRRLPEVYCMVSQLGCFDLFSKILDEVEKRRALSPALVLPLMRGILEAPFPAPGRTIPVKSFLPGSGTEVMELRRPADSRLEHVDFECLFSCLSVRLLLQVFASLLLERRVIFTAARLSTLSQCCHAAVALLYPFTWQHTHIPVLPPAMMDIVCTPTPFIVGLLSRSLPQLKELPLEEVLLVNLDSGRFLRQLGDEDCILPHKLQAALEHILGRRTELACESSELPSDSNSLSIVVSETFVRFFVEMVGHYPLFMGNTEREEDSSSSSSSPTPYCLQRKAFRKAIYSRSLRRFLDVFMETQMFSGFIQEREQRKHGLKGLFETRVQEYLDSLPWIEHCGVNRFLKGLGHKMKLLSRK